A genomic region of Metopolophium dirhodum isolate CAU chromosome 1, ASM1992520v1, whole genome shotgun sequence contains the following coding sequences:
- the LOC132936271 gene encoding arylsulfatase B-like codes for MKVTRSSLWALLTFAAFLQPARSQSSKPNIVFILADDLGWNDLSFHGSDEIPTPNIDALAFNGVVLNNLYTQPVCTPSRVALMTGKYPIKLGMQGPPTYGAEPNGLPLSEKLLPEYLRELGYTTRAIGKWHLGFYKQAYTPTRRGFDSHFGYYTGYVSYYDYILQDVYQNFGEFQGFDMRRNDTIAWDVVGKYATDVFTDEAVRLIKEQPDNQPLFMYLAHVAVHTGNRGKYLEAPQSEVNKFNHILDPNRRIYAAMVSKLDESVGRVVEALTEKKMLQNTIIVFMSDNGSPSFDSSGRNFRPGVGVTANWGSNFPYRGIKNTLWEGGVKSASFIWAPYFQENPRVSKQLMHITDWLPTLYSAAGGNPGFLPKNLDGFDQWTSLTLNLPSQRNFVLLNIDEKQRYAGILKDNWKLIVGSTANGTLDGFFGATRPRTPYNATAVLYSPAGRALAKLSDSLPFATAGLGPMSDVRELLAMRYESTVRCNPSAAGPRTQSPCPAGEACLFDLVADPCETNNVAKKYVAVSGQLYEALKYYRRLLVPQTNRPFDPAANPARFNNTWSSWMY; via the exons GGATGGAACGACTTGAGTTTTCACGGTTCCGACGAGATCCCGACACCTAACATTGATGCGCTGGCATTCAACGGTGTTGTGCTGAACAATCTATACACTCAACCGGTTTGCACGCCGTCTCGGGTGGCTCTAATGACTGGAAAGTATCCCATTAAATTAG GTATGCAAGGTCCTCCGACTTATGGTGCCGAACCGAACGGCTTGCCGCTGTCCGAGAAACTGTTACCAGAATACCTCAGAGAATTGGGGTATACGACTCGAGCTATTGGCAAATGGCACTTGGGTTTCTACAAACAAGCCTATACACCCACACGGCGAGGTTTCGACTCGCACTTTGGCTATTACACCGGATACGTCAGTTACTACGACTACATACTTCAAGATGTC TACCAAAATTTCGGCGAATTCCAAGGGTTTGACATGCGACGAAATGACACGATCGCATGGGACGTGGTCGGCAAATACGCCACGGACGTGTTCACCGACGAGGCGGTGCGTTTGATCAAGGAACAGCCGGACAACCAGCCACTGTTCATGTATCTAGCACACGTGGCCGTCCACACGGGTAACAGGGGTAAGTATTTGGAGGCACCGCAGTCTGAAGTCAACAAGTTTAATCACATTTTGGACCCGAACCGCCGAATTTACGCAG CGATGGTATCGAAACTAGACGAGTCCGTGGGGCGAGTAGTGGAGGCACTAACAGAAAAGAAAATGCTGCAGAACACTATAATCGTGTTCATGTCAGATAATGGTTCACCGTCGTTCGATAGTTCCGGTCGGAATTTCAGACCCGGAGTCGGTGTAACAGCCAACTGGGGTTCCAATTTCCCGTACAGAGGC ATAAAGAACACGTTGTGGGAAGGTGGCGTTAAGAGCGCGTCATTTATCTGGGCTCCATATTTCCAGGAAAATCCTCGAGTTTCCAAACAGCTCATGCACATTACCGATTGGTTGCCGACGTTATATTCAGCTGCAG GTGGAAATCCgggatttttaccaaaaaatctgGATGGATTCGACCAATGGACATCTCTTACATTAAATTTACCATCTCAACGTAATTTCGTTTTACTCAATATAGACGAAAAACAGCGTTATGCAGGTATTCTGAAAGACAACTGGAAATTAATCGTCG GTTCGACAGCGAACGGGACACTGGACGGGTTCTTCGGGGCGACCAGACCGCGGACCCCGTATAACGCAACCGCGGTTCTGTACAGCCCGGCCGGCCGCGCGCTCGCCAAGCTGTCCGACTCGCTGCCGTTCGCCACCGCCGGCTTAGGACCGATGAGCGACGTCCGCGAACTGTTGGCCATGCGGTACGAGTCGACAGTCCGGTGCAACCCGTCGGCGGCGGGGCCGCGTACCCAGTCGCCGTGTCCGGCCGGCGAGGCGTGCCTGTTCGACCTGGTGGCCGACCCGTGCGAGACCAACAACGTGGCCAAGAAGTACGTGGCCGTCAGCGGCCAGCTGTACGAGGCGCTCAAGTACTACAGGCGGCTGCTGGTGCCGCAGACCAACCGGCCGTTCGACCCGGCCGCCAACCCGGCCCGGTTCAACAACACGTGGTCCAGCTGGATGTACTGA
- the LOC132934617 gene encoding cuticle protein 8-like translates to MAAKLSYCHVVAVFVLAACAVASASPFQLHNNEYHPQQEHYDSSTAEHSETVGDSSHKHGSTYHFQYAVHDPLTGDEKSQNEVGDGHGSVKGTYSLVEPDGSTRVVEYTADDEHGFRAEVKRIEPVHHQQHDQSPSVAAPSYKFDFAAAAPKQVDYELQQSLHYNYPLQEHQPELHQLSSSHR, encoded by the exons atggccgCCAAG CTTTCATACTGCCACGTCGTCGCGGTTTTCGTCCTGGCTGCGTGCGCCGTAGCCTCTGCGTCTCCGTTCCAGCTGCACAATAACGAGTACCACCCGCAGCAGGAGCACTACGACTCGTCGACCGCGGAGCATAGCGAGACTGTGGGCGACAGCTCACACAAGCATGGGTCGACGTATCACTTTCAGTACGCGGTGCACGACCCGCTGACCGGCGATGAGAAGAGCCAGAATGAGGTGGGTGACGGGCACGGGTCGGTCAAGGGCACATACAGCCTGGTCGAACCGGACGGCTCCACCCGGGTGGTCGAGTACACGGCCGACGACGAGCACGGTTTTAGGGCCGAGGTGAAGAGGATCGAACCGGTGCACCATCAACAACACGACCAGTCGCCGTCCGTCGCCGCCCCGTCGTACAAGTTCGACTTTGCCGCCGCAGCCCCGAAACAGGTTGATTACGAACTGCAACAGTCGTTACACTACAACTACCCTTTGCAAGAACACCAACCCGAACTCCATCAACTATCGTCATCGCACCGTTGA